Proteins encoded within one genomic window of Methanothrix harundinacea 6Ac:
- a CDS encoding MFS transporter, producing MTEDPPEGRGEGKRNIYLLGLVSLLNDASSEIIQPILPLFIASLGAGGLAIGLIGGLADGLPSLFKLLSGYWSDRMGARKPLVAAGYSLSAAGKLLLALSATWQQVFVLKVLERSGKGIRSAPRDAIIAESASREGRGRGFGVHRALDSFGAVVGSALAYLLWQAGMDFRTIFLVAGAVAFLALLPLVPVREGRRRSGGCLRPRLSPEIVPFVGVASLFALGNCSYMFFILRAQGFFSGDLAIGAPILLYILFNLVYTIFSIPSGAWSDRVGRKKVLTLGYLLFAVTSLGFALVSSAPVLILLFVLYGLVFALVDGAERALVSDLCGAEARGTGLGAYYAAVGVAAIASGLVAGALWQGIGPEATFLFGAAAAVAASVLIMRIPSPSAIS from the coding sequence GTGACAGAAGATCCCCCGGAGGGCAGGGGCGAAGGGAAGAGGAACATATACCTCCTCGGCCTGGTGAGCCTCTTAAACGACGCCAGCAGCGAGATCATCCAGCCGATTCTGCCCCTCTTCATAGCCTCCTTGGGCGCCGGAGGCCTCGCCATCGGCCTCATTGGGGGGCTTGCCGACGGCCTTCCAAGCCTCTTCAAGCTCCTCTCCGGATATTGGTCCGACAGGATGGGGGCGCGAAAGCCCCTGGTGGCGGCGGGCTACTCCCTCTCGGCGGCGGGAAAGCTCCTCCTCGCCCTCTCCGCCACCTGGCAGCAGGTCTTCGTCCTCAAGGTCCTGGAGCGGTCCGGCAAGGGCATCCGGTCCGCCCCCCGGGACGCCATCATCGCCGAGTCGGCGTCCAGGGAGGGGAGGGGGAGGGGCTTCGGCGTCCACCGGGCCCTTGACTCCTTCGGCGCCGTCGTCGGGTCGGCCCTCGCCTACCTCCTATGGCAGGCTGGGATGGACTTCAGGACCATCTTCCTCGTCGCCGGGGCCGTCGCCTTCCTCGCCCTCCTGCCCCTCGTCCCCGTCCGGGAGGGGAGGAGGCGGTCCGGAGGCTGCCTCCGCCCCCGCCTCTCCCCGGAGATCGTCCCCTTCGTCGGAGTGGCATCCCTCTTCGCCCTGGGGAACTGTAGCTACATGTTCTTCATCCTGAGGGCCCAGGGGTTCTTCTCCGGAGATCTGGCCATCGGCGCCCCCATCCTTCTTTACATCCTCTTCAACCTGGTCTACACCATCTTCTCGATCCCCAGCGGGGCGTGGTCGGACCGGGTCGGAAGAAAGAAGGTCCTGACCCTCGGCTACCTCCTCTTCGCCGTGACCTCCCTCGGCTTCGCCCTCGTCTCCTCGGCCCCGGTCCTCATCCTCCTATTCGTCCTCTACGGCCTCGTCTTCGCCCTCGTCGACGGTGCGGAGCGGGCCTTAGTCTCGGACCTCTGCGGGGCGGAGGCGAGGGGTACGGGCCTCGGGGCCTACTACGCCGCCGTCGGCGTCGCCGCCATCGCCTCGGGGCTGGTGGCGGGAGCCCTCTGGCAGGGGATAGGCCCAGAGGCGACCTTCCTCTTCGGGGCGGCGGCGGCGGTCGCGGCCTCGGTCCTCATCATGCGGATCCCGTCTCCTTCGGCGATCTCCTGA
- a CDS encoding 2TM domain-containing protein has translation MVDEAYKKSFRTAMQARMKKLFMTHLIIYLVVNIVWLAINYMMVMPANPNLPIWQPWYSPIGWGLCIVIHYMTYVSGGERLIMEIEAEAER, from the coding sequence ATGGTCGACGAAGCGTACAAAAAGTCGTTCAGGACCGCCATGCAGGCGAGGATGAAGAAGCTGTTCATGACGCACCTCATAATCTACCTGGTGGTCAACATCGTGTGGTTGGCGATCAACTATATGATGGTAATGCCGGCCAATCCCAACCTGCCGATATGGCAGCCCTGGTACTCTCCCATCGGCTGGGGCTTATGTATAGTCATCCACTACATGACTTACGTCAGCGGTGGAGAGAGGCTGATCATGGAGATCGAGGCCGAGGCGGAGCGCTGA
- a CDS encoding TspO/MBR family protein gives MRIIDPLKLAASLGGCYLAAAIGSLFTTPNIPTWYATLSRPDFAPPDWVFGPVWTALYTMMGISAYLVWREGLADPGVRAAMGVFVLQLAFNVSWSAAFFGLRSPLAGLAVIIILWGLIALNIQRFRGISRTAGALLIPYLLWVSFAAVLNFEIWRLN, from the coding sequence ATGAGAATAATAGATCCCCTCAAGCTGGCAGCCTCCCTGGGAGGATGTTATCTGGCGGCGGCCATCGGCTCGCTCTTCACCACCCCTAACATCCCCACCTGGTACGCCACCCTATCGAGGCCCGACTTCGCACCCCCCGACTGGGTCTTCGGCCCCGTCTGGACCGCCCTCTACACCATGATGGGGATCTCGGCCTACCTCGTCTGGCGGGAGGGGCTCGCCGACCCCGGGGTTAGAGCAGCCATGGGGGTATTCGTCCTCCAGCTGGCCTTCAACGTCTCCTGGTCGGCAGCCTTCTTCGGCCTCCGCTCACCCCTTGCGGGGCTCGCAGTCATCATCATCCTCTGGGGCCTGATAGCCCTCAACATCCAGAGGTTCAGGGGGATATCCCGGACCGCAGGGGCCCTCCTTATTCCGTACCTTCTTTGGGTGAGCTTTGCGGCGGTCCTCAACTTTGAGATATGGAGGCTCAATTGA
- the surE gene encoding 5'/3'-nucleotidase SurE, which translates to MHRILVTNDDGVYSAGIRAAVRGVVGLGDLLVAAPSGQRSGVGRSISIFEPLRYNKVNLDGVEAYEVSGTPTDSVIMGIFWLLKGKLPDLAVSGINIGENISTDTVTTSGTIGAALEAASYGIPAITASIQVIDQGDKFDNVNDQAYQFDVASALVRRVAKNVLERGLPAGVDILNLNVPVNATEETEVVVTRLARKIFRTAIQERADPRGRPYYWIDGDLVCTEREGTDVRAVYQEGKISITPLTIDNTARVDFSKITALLG; encoded by the coding sequence ATGCACCGTATTCTGGTTACCAACGACGATGGCGTCTACTCCGCGGGGATCAGGGCGGCGGTCCGGGGGGTTGTGGGCCTCGGCGACCTTCTCGTGGCCGCCCCCTCCGGCCAGAGGTCCGGCGTCGGAAGGTCGATATCGATCTTCGAGCCCCTGAGGTACAACAAGGTCAACCTGGACGGGGTCGAGGCGTATGAGGTCTCCGGGACCCCTACCGACTCCGTCATCATGGGGATATTCTGGCTTTTAAAGGGGAAGCTTCCTGACCTCGCAGTATCGGGGATCAACATCGGAGAGAACATCAGCACCGACACCGTCACCACCAGCGGGACGATCGGCGCGGCTCTGGAGGCGGCAAGCTACGGAATACCGGCGATAACAGCCTCCATCCAGGTCATCGACCAGGGGGACAAGTTCGACAATGTCAACGATCAGGCCTACCAGTTCGACGTCGCGTCCGCCCTCGTCCGGCGAGTGGCCAAAAACGTCCTGGAGAGGGGGCTTCCGGCGGGGGTGGACATCCTCAACCTCAACGTCCCCGTCAACGCCACCGAGGAGACGGAGGTGGTGGTGACGAGGCTAGCCCGGAAGATCTTCAGGACCGCCATCCAGGAGCGGGCCGACCCCCGGGGCAGGCCCTACTACTGGATCGACGGAGACCTCGTCTGCACCGAGCGAGAGGGGACGGACGTCCGGGCCGTCTACCAGGAGGGGAAGATCTCAATCACCCCTCTGACGATAGACAACACCGCCAGGGTCGACTTCTCGAAGATAACCGCCCTCCTTGGGTGA
- a CDS encoding ATP-binding protein, with amino-acid sequence MGETTPFEFKFLMAGEAPRGSYVKVKEGSKDWMVAQVMEVTRSNVAYSLSAIDEENPGAKERVLGLARVIGVASGGRLEMAAAPPRPGDPVFRADDHLIEMALGLSKGNLYIGLLEGHDLKVKLDADALVQKHCSILAKTGSGKSYTAAVVLEELLEKGVALLIIDPHGEYASMKQKNSKGEFARFDVSPRGYDVTVYSPASSAAAPHADRPLRFNGRNLTAREISAMLPEDVTNSQRGVLYEAIKVLEAEGGDYGLEEIIAQAEKDSSKAKWGLIGHLEALADLGIFSGKPTGLGDLLQRGRASIIDMTGVPPDLQGMIVAKLLSDLFEARKRGRVNPGMVVVEEAHNYIPERGSGRAASTPVIRTIAAEGRKFGLGLLVISQRPARVDKNVISQCNTQIILRVTNPNDLRALSKGIEGMSSELEEEIKRLPPGTAMLVGGEIEHPVTVKVRPRKSRHGGVSTPIVGDGRADRGGKAAPPQPKGPDKRQDSGKAERKEPAGGLLRKILGK; translated from the coding sequence GTGGGGGAGACGACCCCCTTCGAGTTCAAGTTTCTGATGGCGGGAGAGGCCCCCAGAGGCAGCTACGTAAAGGTCAAGGAGGGATCGAAGGACTGGATGGTCGCCCAGGTGATGGAGGTGACCAGGTCCAACGTCGCCTACAGCCTCAGCGCCATCGACGAGGAGAACCCCGGGGCTAAGGAGAGGGTCCTGGGGCTCGCCCGAGTGATCGGGGTCGCCTCGGGAGGCAGGCTGGAGATGGCGGCCGCCCCTCCCCGACCTGGAGATCCCGTATTCAGGGCCGACGACCATCTCATCGAGATGGCCCTGGGCCTCTCGAAGGGGAACCTCTACATCGGCCTGTTGGAGGGGCACGACCTGAAGGTGAAGCTCGACGCCGATGCCCTCGTCCAGAAGCACTGCAGCATCCTCGCCAAGACCGGGAGCGGTAAGTCCTACACCGCTGCCGTCGTCCTGGAGGAGCTCCTGGAGAAGGGGGTAGCTCTCCTGATCATCGATCCCCACGGCGAGTACGCCTCGATGAAGCAGAAGAACTCCAAAGGGGAGTTCGCCAGGTTCGACGTCAGTCCGAGGGGGTACGACGTGACGGTCTACTCCCCGGCGAGCTCCGCGGCAGCCCCCCACGCCGACCGCCCCCTCCGGTTCAACGGCAGAAACCTCACCGCCCGGGAGATATCGGCGATGCTCCCCGAGGACGTCACCAACAGCCAGCGGGGGGTCCTCTACGAGGCGATAAAGGTCCTCGAGGCGGAAGGGGGCGACTACGGGCTGGAGGAGATCATCGCCCAGGCGGAGAAGGATAGCAGCAAAGCGAAGTGGGGGCTGATCGGCCACCTCGAGGCCCTGGCGGACCTCGGCATATTCTCAGGTAAGCCGACGGGCCTCGGCGACCTCCTCCAGCGGGGGCGGGCCTCCATCATCGACATGACCGGCGTTCCTCCAGACCTCCAGGGGATGATCGTCGCAAAGCTCCTCTCCGACCTATTCGAGGCGAGGAAGAGAGGGCGGGTCAACCCCGGGATGGTCGTCGTCGAGGAGGCTCACAACTACATCCCGGAGAGGGGGAGCGGCCGCGCCGCCAGCACCCCCGTCATCAGGACCATAGCCGCCGAGGGGAGAAAGTTCGGCCTCGGCCTCCTCGTCATCAGCCAGAGGCCGGCGAGGGTCGATAAAAACGTCATATCCCAGTGCAACACCCAGATCATCCTCCGGGTCACAAACCCCAACGACCTCCGGGCCCTCAGCAAGGGGATCGAGGGGATGAGCTCCGAGCTCGAAGAGGAGATCAAGCGGCTTCCCCCGGGGACGGCGATGCTCGTAGGAGGCGAGATCGAGCACCCCGTCACCGTCAAGGTGAGGCCCCGAAAGAGCAGGCACGGCGGGGTGAGCACCCCCATCGTCGGGGATGGGAGGGCCGATAGAGGAGGAAAGGCCGCCCCCCCCCAGCCGAAGGGGCCGGATAAGAGACAGGATTCCGGCAAGGCCGAGAGGAAGGAGCCCGCCGGGGGCCTCCTCCGGAAGATCCTGGGGAAATGA
- a CDS encoding peroxiredoxin, whose amino-acid sequence MEHEPRAGIPLLGERVPDMEVQTTHGRMKIPADLSGKWFILFSHPGDFTPVCTTEFIAFQKMKKEFDDLNCALVGLSMDQVHSHMKWTEWIQEKMDVKITFPIIADNGTVAGKLGMVHPGKGTNTVRAVFVVDPNGLIRLMLYYPQEIGRNMDEILRAVRALQISDKNKVALPANWPNNDLFGDEVIIPPPSDEKTAATRKTGGDIVCEDWWFCHKKLK is encoded by the coding sequence ATGGAGCACGAACCGAGAGCTGGGATCCCCCTCCTGGGGGAGAGGGTACCGGATATGGAGGTCCAGACGACCCACGGCAGGATGAAGATCCCGGCCGACCTTTCGGGAAAGTGGTTTATCCTCTTCAGCCACCCCGGAGACTTCACTCCCGTCTGCACCACGGAGTTCATAGCCTTCCAGAAGATGAAGAAGGAGTTCGATGATCTGAACTGCGCCCTGGTGGGCCTCTCCATGGATCAGGTTCACTCTCACATGAAGTGGACAGAGTGGATCCAGGAGAAAATGGACGTAAAGATAACCTTCCCCATCATTGCGGATAACGGCACCGTCGCCGGAAAGCTCGGGATGGTCCATCCCGGCAAGGGGACCAACACCGTAAGAGCCGTCTTCGTGGTGGACCCCAACGGCCTGATCAGGCTGATGCTCTACTACCCCCAGGAGATCGGAAGGAACATGGACGAGATCCTCAGAGCTGTCAGGGCCCTCCAGATCTCCGACAAGAACAAGGTGGCCCTCCCCGCCAACTGGCCGAATAACGACCTCTTCGGAGACGAGGTCATAATACCTCCGCCCTCCGACGAGAAGACCGCGGCCACCAGAAAGACGGGAGGAGATATCGTCTGCGAGGACTGGTGGTTCTGCCACAAGAAGCTGAAATGA
- a CDS encoding DUF2202 domain-containing protein: MKASSSVLLMGFFVLLSGCVQPPEGGTISERVASEGWSADGMVGENEYSRTILLMGPARSGYSGGDLEISWRSDQEHLYMALKGRTEGWISIGFDPLEWMKDADMIMGSVDGGKTTVLDLYSTGRYGPHEDDTFLGGTYDILEFAGSEEDGYTVIEFKRKLDTGDEFDKLLEPGESVSVIWAMADLDSRKLKHNVAYGEAILPLVEDQVPGSAVATLTPREAEGVLFIWEEEKVARDLYAELYRATKLEVFLDLERSEQSHMDQAKTLVDKYHLVLPVGDEPGAFSNQTLIDLYEELLARGMRSEEDALRVAAAFEEISIMDLEKELEVAENEDVRVVFQGLLAGSRKHLRSYVRDLEDMGIMYAPQFLSEREFEDVMKA; encoded by the coding sequence ATGAAGGCTTCTTCCTCGGTGTTGTTGATGGGATTCTTCGTCCTCCTATCAGGATGCGTCCAGCCCCCTGAAGGGGGGACTATCTCGGAGAGAGTGGCTTCTGAGGGCTGGTCGGCGGACGGTATGGTGGGTGAGAACGAATATTCAAGGACGATCCTCTTGATGGGCCCTGCGAGATCCGGCTATTCGGGGGGCGATCTGGAGATCTCCTGGAGGAGCGATCAGGAGCATCTCTACATGGCCCTGAAGGGGAGGACTGAGGGATGGATCTCGATAGGCTTCGATCCCCTGGAATGGATGAAGGATGCGGATATGATCATGGGTTCGGTGGACGGCGGGAAGACCACGGTTCTGGATCTCTACTCCACCGGCCGTTACGGCCCCCACGAAGACGACACCTTCCTGGGAGGAACCTACGACATCTTGGAGTTTGCCGGGTCTGAGGAGGACGGATATACCGTCATAGAGTTCAAGAGGAAGCTCGATACCGGCGATGAGTTCGACAAGCTCCTCGAGCCGGGCGAGAGCGTCTCCGTCATCTGGGCGATGGCAGATCTGGATTCGAGGAAACTGAAGCATAACGTCGCCTACGGCGAGGCGATCCTCCCCCTGGTCGAGGACCAGGTCCCCGGATCAGCAGTAGCCACCCTAACCCCCAGGGAGGCGGAGGGGGTCCTCTTCATATGGGAGGAGGAGAAGGTGGCCCGGGACCTTTACGCTGAGCTCTACAGGGCTACGAAGCTGGAGGTATTTCTCGACCTTGAAAGGTCCGAGCAGAGCCACATGGACCAGGCCAAGACCCTCGTCGATAAGTACCATCTGGTCCTCCCCGTCGGCGATGAGCCTGGGGCCTTCAGCAATCAAACCCTCATCGACCTCTACGAAGAACTTCTCGCCCGGGGGATGAGATCGGAGGAGGATGCCCTCAGGGTGGCAGCGGCCTTCGAGGAGATCAGCATCATGGACCTGGAGAAGGAGCTGGAGGTTGCGGAGAATGAGGACGTGAGGGTCGTCTTCCAAGGGCTTCTGGCAGGATCGAGGAAACACCTCCGGTCTTACGTCAGGGACCTGGAGGATATGGGGATCATGTATGCCCCTCAGTTCCTCAGCGAGAGGGAGTTCGAAGATGTGATGAAGGCCTGA